The Triticum urartu cultivar G1812 chromosome 5, Tu2.1, whole genome shotgun sequence genome contains the following window.
gctctagcctcaaatttagacaaacgaacacctttcttaagaatgaaacacttacacccaaacattcggaagtacttgaggttgggcttgttaccggtgagtatctcatatggagtcttgttcaagcctttgcggaggtagagccgattggatgcatgacacgcggtgttgatgcatggcttcggcccaaaatttgtatggagacttgaactccgccatcatgatccttgccgcatccatcaacgtccgatTCCTCCTCtctgctacaccattttgttgaggagTGTAAGGTGCgaaatattgatgcttgatcccatcatcactaagaaactcatccaaggtgtagttcttgaactcggtgccatgGCGACTTCTTATcatcaagatctttgcattgtgttgacgttgatcttcatttgcaaagtcgatgacggtttgttgggtctcactcttcctcttgaagaaatatacccaagtgtatcttgaataatcatccacaatcaccaagcaattgactttctacccccaagactaccaaaggatggaggtccaaagagatccaagtgaagaaGCTCCAAGGGCCTCTTCGAGTATATGATAGTAGtaggagggtgagccttctcatgtagctttccttcaatacaagcactgcaagcacgatcttttgGCAAagctaacatttgttagtccatggacatggtcccccttgagaagactttgcaaagatctcatattgacatgggctaaatggcgatgccaaagccatcccacatcaactttagccattaggcatgtcgcggtcttagtgggtcgctccgaaaagttaatcacataaagaccgttctcgacatgcctaacaaaggctactttaagagtcttgctccacaagagggccatggtatcaatatcaaagaaagtggcaaagcccatgagtgcgagttgacgaacggaaagtaaattgtatgcaagggactcaacaagcatgactttctcgatcgtgagatcatgagaaatgacaaccttgccaagacccaataccttagaagacgaggcatcaccccactcgacattgatGGGCATAGATGAAATCTTATGcacatccaccaccaagtccttgcttctggtcatatgatttgtggctccactatcgagcaaccatgatcccccactggaagcaaacacctacaagagatcaatgcttggttttaggtacccattttgtaatgggtcctttgatgttagttacaagggtcttaggaacccaaatagaccattcaatgcaCTCATAAGGATAACCAACAAATTtagcataaacatgcccatcactagcacggcataacacataagaagggttaaagtcgccgaCTTTGTTGGAAggagtggcattgcccttcttgatACCACCGTCCTtctcattgttcttcttctccttataagcaccctctccctccttcacaaaagtttgcttgagaggaggaggtcacttggccttgtcattcttcttcttgttcttggacttgggtgcAAACCCAATTCCCGCcttggccacaacttccttttgattgctcaaaaggtcgttgaggttcttctcaccttgtatgcaagacacaaggcctttctcaagttgctccttcaacttagcattttcctccacaagatgcacatgctcacaacacgggttagtagcatttgcattatcaattaacaccatatgaggaaaagtggctttttccttggttagcttcacatggagttgatcatgagactctttgaggttagcatgagcacccttcaaggccttgtgagccttgtcaagtatatcaaactcctccttgagtctagcaagatcaaccccaagtttggccttctcggaattgagcacacgagatacaacaagagcatgatcaagatctttctttaatttagcatgctcatcgttgtgtgtctcctcaagagccaaacgatgAACACACTCCTCCTCAAGCGCATTAGAGAGATCCGatatctcatcggcatagtcatgactatgccctttcatcttagagatggtgtcttcgtgagcctcgatcaggtcattggcttcaccaagttgttccaagagagcaacaaagtgcttcttggatttacccttgagcttACTCATAAAGGACTCAAATTCATTTTCTTCCTCATTGGACCCCTCactttcatcaatgcaatccatcAAAGAAGGATTAGAAGTGATGGtggttttgatgttgggggttaccttgttggtggctttggccatgaggcacttggtggtgatgttctcgttgggtgagtcgaagagggacacccaggagttgttgcaatggcaatGGAGGCCATGGAAACTGTCtcaccgtcatcatcatcatcatcatcatcctcattgtacccttcttgtgccaccaaccccttgggaggagtcttcttggtgaagttgttcttgttggggaaggacttggccttgtcttttcggataagcttgccaccattgtcttccctctctcatatgggcactccgcaacaaagtggctcacattgccacaattatagcaagtcctcacacgttgcttgcccttggtgccacttgagttgttcttgttgaagttgggccttgagttcttcttgctccaaaattgccttgaagcgagagccatgtgctcatgataagcatattttgtatcttcggggttacTCTCCTCTTAttcctcttcatcctcttcttccacACTAGCCTTGGCCTTCAAGGCAAGGTTGGGCTTCTCAGTGTGTTGGGAACGCAACACTGCATTGTTGGCGGTCTTGTCTAAGATCCTCAttgccacaaactcatccaacacttcacttgcggacaaggtgtggaagtccggcctttaaCGGATGACGAAGGACATGTCCTTATGGTAAGGCATCATGGCCTTGAGAaacttgcgcttgatccaattgtcatcctaTCCTTACTCCCATGATCTCGAAGTGAGACCACGAGAGTAGTTAATCTCCGATAAATCTCACGCGGTTCTTCCTCTTcattcattgcaaactcatcggcttcatcttgaaccacttcatagttggagcgttgaatgcttgtgCTTCCCTTCTAAATGAAAACAACATGTTGCCATGCTTCCTTGGCCATGGTGAAAGGTCGGAGATGCGCAATATCTTCGGGAGGGATGGTCTCTTGGAGAATGCAAAGAGCGGACTCGTTGAATTGATGACCCGAGGCTTctctaggagtgaagttgcttgggtcatGCGGGTAGAAACCTTGGTCAAtaattctccaaaggttagtagAACTATGATtcaaatgacgtttaaagcgatagacccaagaggcaaaatcctcatttttcacaagtTTAGGAGCAGGACCaacatgattcaaatgagtggaaggaaccggtcctcCATAAGTAAGTGGAGGTTcaacatgggcaaagatgccatTTCCACTCCTACCACTAGATAAAGGAACATTGTCACTAGTAGCTccccccttgtcggagttagcatccgtcaTCTTGTTAGTGGGACCGACCACTTCCAATGGTGCGGTGGATAATTTAAGACCATCAAGAAAATTCTTAAGCATGCCTTTGACCTCGgccgtcatggaggttttcaatgtgtccaaggccacattgaactcctgaCGAGAGACCGAGGTCCCCCCATCGGCCGTAGATGAGGACGAAATTACACCGGGGTGCTCCTCCCCaccgtctacggtgtcaaccatactctttggacgtcaaagtccttaataaagagacgaggctctgataccaattgaaagggtcgatatagttgactagaggggggagtgggtgaataggcaactaacaatttttagcttttctttaccaatttaaactttgcatcaaagtagttgtctagatatgcaactaggtgagcaacctatatgatgcaacaacaacaagcacacaagcaagcaagaggtacaacacaatataagcttgcacacgtaaaggtaagagataacaaAGACTGGAGCCGGAGGAGACGatgatgtgttaccgaagttccttccctttgaggggaagtacatcttcgttggagcggtgtggagggaCAATGCttcccaagaagccactagggccaccgtattcttcTCACACCCTtacacaatgcaagatgccgtgattccactattggtgcccttggaggcggcgactgaacctttacaaacaaggttggggcaatctccacaacttaattagaggctcccaatgacaccacgaagcttcaccacaatagaatatggctccgcggtgacctcaaccacctagggtgctcaaacacccaagagtaataagatTCGCAAGGGATTAGTgaggggaatcaaatttctcttggtggaagtgtagatcggggccttctcaaccaatctctagaaaatcaacaagtttgactGACTAGGGAAAGAGATCAGGCGAAAATGAAGCtttgagcaacaatggagctttgGGGAAGGAAGAGATAGTCTACTTGGGAAGAAGAACCCCCTTATATAGTGAGAGGACAAAACCAACCGTTACCCACCTACTCAGCCCGCGagatgcggtactaccgcatatCCAAGTGGTACTACCGCACGGGCTCGCGATACTACCGCTGggaggtgcggtactaccgctcgcgCGACAGAAGCCAGGTGAGGCTCTGTTGATCAAGGCAACGAGCGGTagaaccgccggagcggtactaccgtgcgcCCGTGCGGTATTACCGCAAGTCAGAGCTCATCCTAGGCTGGGAAGGCACAGACTAATAAAATTACATCCATGGCTACTTCTGCTGAGTTTTGGTCAATGCAAAAATCCGGCACGGTACTACAACTCAcagggagcggtactaccgcgtagggTGTGGAAGTAAAAAATTACTTCCGCCCCTACATGCGCTCACGCCACGGTGCTGGGTTAGAGGACACGGTACTACTGCATGctaggagcggtactaccgcacctgCAGTACTACCGCTACctggggcggtactaccgtggccagctgcggtactactgctcccttgagcagtactaccgcatgtCGCAGACCAGTAGCACTAGGATGCCTTCATCTTCGCAGCGACAAGGGGAACAACCGGTGCTCCAAAGAAGCAAGGAAAGGTGGTGCAAAGGAAtagatgtgtacgtgatgattccatcCTAACCTTTTCGAAGgagaccccctcttaatagtacggctttcctgcgactcaaatccaccgaaaagaaCCATAGAGAAACGCCGTCTTCGATAGGCTCTGAGGGGCACtgaatcgtcttgtgcctagacatgagatatctgaaacgctcaatgcacacgattagtccgcaaatgcattgtcatcaattaccaaaaccacttAGGGAGAAATATGCCCTTACAAATAAAACTACGCTCATGGCGCGCTATAGATGGATGGATGAGAATGAAGACTTGGGCACCCCATGACATTAATTGTAAAAAAATGTATGAATGCGTTTGTAAGGTCCTGTGAATCTTAATATTTGAACTTAGAAAAAATATGAAGGAAAAAGTAACTAGTTTTTATTAGACAAAAGATAGTAGCTAGCGCATAGAAAGCCAACAGAAGCAAAAAAAAAGTTAGGGAAACATAAGCAAAGTTATTACTGCACACACAAAAGGGGAACTGAATCCTCTAACATGAAGGAGAGCAGTCAGGTAAGCTATAGTGCCCTAActtccctccttcacatccatATGATTACTCAAATGATAACGTCCACACGTGTGACACTTATTAACACGCCCACACGCATTTGATGCCGTTCGATCCATTTGCACGAATTTTGAAGCAATTGTCATCTGGGCGGAGAGTCACGTAAGCACCCATCATCGTGTGGGCGTTATCACTTagtgccacacgtgtgggcgCTCCTCGCTCGAACGGCACACAGGACGCTCGCCCGAACGTGTGGGCGAAACTGCTCTTTCGCCCACACGACGCTCACATGGTGATAGACGACAACTACTAGTGTGCATATGTGGCAACTAGTTAATTACACATGGCGACTATGTTTGACCATATATGACAACTATGGTTTGACCACACGTGACACCTAGTTAATCACACACGGTAACTATGGTTTGGTCACACATGACAACTATTGCTATTTAGACATGGAAACTATAGTTAACCCGAACGAAAACAAAAAAAACGCAATAGAGAAGTTGCCATGCTTTACTCTAAAGTTGCCATACCGGGTAACTAAAGTTCCCATAAAAAATTATCAGGGCGAAAATGCTTTGTGCCACACGTGTAGGGTGAGCGTGAGTTGTTGTTGTTGGTTCGACGTGTGGCATGAAGTAGCTGCACCCGTATGTGTAGGCGGTTCTAATATTCGCCCACACAGAGTCGTGTTGGTTGTTTCCTGGGTACGACAACACGACTCGTGTGGTCGGGTGTCCATTGTACCACACGTCTGGCAGTTATCGGCATCCTATGATTAAGGTTAAAATGTCTTAAATTAATTTATAAATTTCAAATCTACTATATACATTTACAAAAATCACATACAAACAAAATTATGGTGcaataaaattaattttagaTTTATTTCTATCAACAGCAACTCCGTAGAGTACCTGCTACAGTTCATCCATACAATgtttttttctgaaaaattgatCTGTTTGCTACAGTAACCCTGACTTTTCTTCTCTATTTTAGAGTAGTTTTTTTTTTATACAAAGTTTTACAGTGTTGTCTCACGTGCGCTAGGTCGGCCATATCAGCGTTTGGGCCTGGGCCGGGCTCCAAGCTAACGGAACAGAACGGAACGGAGAAAGGAAAGAAGACGGCGATGACTCCAGTCTCCAGCACAACTGTCCAAGGCAACTCCGGGGGAGGGGAACGAAACGCATCCGGCGGAGCTACCATGGCGTCGTCGCCGCAGCAAGGCCAAGGCCAGGcccaaggcggcggcggcggcggtgtctGCCCGGCGGAGCAGTTCTGGTCGCTGCTGGACAAGGCGGACCGGCGGTTCGCCCGGGTGCGGGACCTGCCCCTCTTCGGCCGCCAGGAGCCCGCGGAGTACGGCAAGGCCTTCCGCATCTACACCCAGCTTTGGCGCATGCAGCAGGAGcaccgccaccgcctcctcgacGCCGGCCTCCGCCGCTGGCAGGTCGGCGAGATCGCCGCCCGCATCGCCCACCTCTACTACTCCCAGTACCAGCGCGCCTCCGACACTGCCCTCCTCTCCGAGGCCTTCGTCTTCTACCACGCCGTCCTCGACCGCGCCTACTTCCTCGACGACCACCTCGGGGCCTCCACCAAGCACCTGCGCTTCCTCGCCAGGTTCCTCCTCGTCGCGCTTATCCTCTCCCGCCGCGCGCAGACTGTGCCCCGCCTCGCCGGCCAAATCCGGTCGCTCCTCGACGAATCCAAGAAGACCCTCCAGGTCCAATTCAATTCTTCTCCTTTTTTCCCCCTCCTCGCTTCCCGATCCCAATGCAATTGCCTTGCTCTTCATTCACTGGCTCGAGTTAAGAAGATGAAATGTTGCAGGAAGCTGATTACAGGGAGTGGAAGCATGTCGTGCAAGAAATCACGAGGTTTCTAAAGGCTGACTCGCCCTTCATGAACAAGAGACCTCTCAGGTACAGCTATGCATTCGATCCTCCCCCGGAAACTCTTCCGACCATCCCACCTACAGTCAAGAAGCGCGGTCTGCTCTTAAGCGATGCCATCCTGTGCAGCTACTATCATAACGAGGTAATGCTTCCTCGGTTTCTCGCAGTCAGATGCATCGTGCGCTCTTTAATTTTTACTAGCGGAACATCATGTCTCTATGTGTTCCCTTCAGGTCAAATTTACCGACCTCACTCTAGACACATTCAGAATGCTTCAGTGTCTTGAATGGGAACCATGTGGCTCCTTTGCACAAAACAATGGTTACAGCGCCCATGATGAAAGTGGGCAAAATCACCCCAATCTCCTGAAAGATCTGAGAGACGCTGCGTTGCCCCCGAACCCACTGAAAACAGTTCTCTATCGCCCCTCGGTGCCACATTTCCTGAAGGTCAGTTTCTCATTTGGCATCTTGTCAACTCAATGTTTGATTTATTGTCTTCGTCCTGAATATACACACTGCTCATTGTTACTCAATGCACTGGTTTGGTCCTAGGAGAAAACCTGTGGACCAAGCTCTTCTAGATGCATTTCAAATTAGGAAGTGGAAGTGTAATGTGTAAATGGCAGCCAGTGTATGTTTCTTGGAATGATCAGAAACGGGCTAGTAGGAGAACTGAAAAAAGTAGGGAATTCTGCAAGATATGTACACGATGCTACTAACTATCTGAATTACATGACGAGGAAGCATGATGATGACTTGATGAGGGAACATAATGCAACTAAACTGATTCTGTTTGTTGATTTGTTCCATTATCGATAATACCATCCTCTCCATTATCCGCCCATAATAACCAACAGTCCTTTACACCCATAGCAGTTAGGAATTCTAACCCGAAATATATTTGAGGCATAATGGTATTATTGATTCCTGGGGTGCTAAGCTATGCAAATGATACAATAGAGAGATGATTGCTGTTGAATAGAATGGCAATGTTTGGTGCATGCCCTCTAGGGCCTCCTCTCACCCGCGCCCTCCTTTTACGGTCAAACATCCAAATTCTTTTTTTCTTTCACTTCACAAGAAAATATAGTTATATGTACTCCTATGTTTGCACCATTTTATCCTAAATGAAATATTTGCCTGGATAAAAAACATTTACAATTGAAATCCAGGTCCTTGCCACCAAATGTGAGGAGCTCCCATTGAATACTATGATGTTGATATACCTTTCGGCTGCAGGTTGGTGCCCTAGGCTTGTAGAACTAAAATGTTATCAGCTGTGTGTTAGGGAGTCATTCTAGTTAGCGTTCAAATATGATAATTTCTTTCAGGCGAGGTGGGATCCTCTGGACTTGGTCCCGATACAAGCGAGAGGGTTGTGAACAGCTTTAGTCAGTTTGACATATCTAATACCAGGGCCGTCACTTCAAAGGAAGATAAAGAACCATGTCTTTGGTTAGGTTGCCGTGAAGGCGAAGGTATTTTTTTTTCTGAGTTCATTCGATTATGTTTGATGTCTCTatgcagtactccctccgttcctaaatatttgtctttctagatatttcaacaagtgactacatacggagcaaaatgagtgaatctacactctaaaatatgtctatatacatccgtatgtggtagtccatttgaaatctctaaaaagacaaatatttaggaatggagggagtacataactAGTTTTACAATGCTGAGTTCATGCGATTATATGTTCGATATCACTAATGCGGTGCAGAACTATTTTGATGGCATAGGGTTGTTTGAAGTTGCCTTTATACAGACTTAAGTATGCATATGTGTTCTTCAAAAGAAGTGTATTGTTTCTGATACATGTTCAACATCTAGGCTCAAACTGCATATACCCTTGTGATATGATCCCGTTTACAAGGAGACCTCTCTTTCTGGTGATTGACAGTAACATCAGCTATGCATTTAAGGCAGGTTTGTTTACTCTTTTTTTTTTGCTGCCATATCTATTATTCTGGCTAGTGAATACCGAATATATATTCTTAGTGGAAGTGGAGTATCCATGATTGGTGGATGCTTCATGCGGAATATTGTATTGCTTCCTTGAGATAAAGCAGAGGTTATTATTGGGCCCGCTCATATGCACATAGACAAGCTTATATTGTAATACTCCCTCCGATATATATTAATTGTCACTCACTTAGTACTACTTTAGTACGAAGTTCTACTAAGTGagcgacaattaatatggatcggagggagtaacATTTTAAAGTTCTGTTCAGATTTGGTGCTTTTCGCAGCATCCTGGCAAGACATGTATTTTATACTTATCCAAATGGCATTCTATGGTTCTTGTTTTCATATTCACAGGGCTTTTGCCCTTGGCTCTTATTGTGGAACAAAGTTCCTGATGCATTTTTTTTGTTTGACATCAAGTTCCTTCTGCATTTTCTTATTCTACAATTCACTTTCCTCCTTTCCTCGTTCTCTTTCTTTTTTGTTTGACGCTCATGTTTGTAATCTTACCCTCTAATCTTAAATGAAAAGGCAGAGCACCTGCCTTTTGCCCGTAAAAAATTCtgcttctttttttctttttattattatAATGTGATATGCTAGTCCTTTTTGTTCCATCAGTGATTTTGTCAATGCTAATTGTTGTATTTAAGCACTGCAGTCAATTCATGGGGCTGAAAAAGGGGAGACAGCTGCCATGTTACTTTCTCCAAGCTCCCGATCTTGCGCTGTAGGATTCAGTGGGGACTCTACTCGGCAGAGTGGTAGTCAATTTACTATGTTCCTCACAGCTCCAGTGCAAGCTTTCTGCTTTCTGATCGGCAATAATGGGCTGGACATTATTGACAAGgtttgtgtttttattttgtgACGAAATTCTAATTTCTGCCAGGCACTACATTTTGCAGTCTGAGAATTGATATGATCTTTTTTTCTGTAGGATTATAACAAAGCCGAGGAGCTACTATCCTTGTCATTGAATGAATGGGCTATGACTTTGGTTGCTTCGTCTTCACTTGACCCTGTCTGGGTTGAAGTTTTAGGCGATCCACTCCTGAGGCGACTGCTTCTCAGGTTACCTAGCTTGTCAATCTGTGATACTACTATTCCCCGCTCCAGTTCCAGTCCTGGGGAACAACAACTCAACCGAAACCTTGGTAGTAAGTTCATTTGGGTTGTTTCTTGCAGGTTTATCTTCTGCCGAGCCACGCTTTCGCTGTTCAAAGCGAGCAACGATAAGGCGGAATGCTTGCCAAGCTGTGTGCCTCCATTGCCGGAATTGGTTGGGGGAGAAAGCATGCTGTCGCAATGTTGTGTGATGCGAGTGGCATCTTTCTTGGGCGCCGCTGACCAATTCTCGTTCGCCGAGGTTACTACATGGCCTGACATTGATGAGCCCACCAGCAGTGGAGGTGTCGACAAAGAGTTATGAGGAGAAGATCCATCGACCGTATCATGGACCCATTTCTCCTCGATGCCGCTCTTGAGATTTCTTCCTCCTGAACTGCTAGTAACAGTTGTTGATTTGTGAGCTCCCGTGGTACAAAGCGAAAGTTATATAGCACAATTCACCCCAGTGTGACATTAGTGAAATTTGACTAGAGAATAAACTCGAGTACTTGATTGATCTTGTAAAATCGAATGGTGAGAGCTGCGACTGAATTTTGACATCGCGAGCAAAATTATCGAATCTGCAAAAGGGGCCAGAAAACGACACGCCAATGCGAACTGCAAGATCTTTGGAATGTCAACTGTCAAACAAAATCAGAGGGAAATTTGGAAAAGCGGCGTACATGTTAAGCCATGAAAGGTAAATGTGATTCAGGTCCGGaccattttttcattttttggcTTTGGATTGTCATCAACGCCACGTTCGGGCTCCGGCACTCTTGCCGGAGCTCTCTCGATGACCACGATGTGGAACGAATGGAAGCAGTGGCAACGCGGCCGTGGAATGCGCCCCATCTCCAGCCAGCCATCCTCGAGCATGGCAGCGACTTTGGTTGTCAGCGTTGTTGAGTGCACCGTTGCGGCAGTGTCCAGCGCTGTTGACCTGTAGAACCCTTCAAGAGCAGAATCACGACTGCCCGAGCTCGCAAGACACTTTTCACCTTTTATTACTTCGACGTCTTAGACCATCTACAGCCGGATACATTGAATCCGGCCCCTCAACCTCATGCGGATGCGTCCGGATACGTCCGCAGGTAGTGATCAGGCACCGCACCTCTCATTTGGCTGCTCCCACATCTGTGTCACTCGTATCCGACCCCTAAATCAACGCTACATAGATGAACACGTTTAATAGCAACAAACGGACTAATTTATCCGATACAAAAGATCATAGTTCATCGCCGGACAAAAGGATCAAAGTTCGTCGTTGGACAGTGCAAATTAATAGTGTCATAGGCCAGATGGGCTGACCCGGAGCCGCCGCCGGTGACGTCCGAGTCGTCGTGGGAGAAAATTTGGCCCCTCCGTGCAGGCGGTCCTGCTCCTTTGCATGCTGGGCCGCCTTCGCTGTTGCTAAAAACATAGATAACACGGAGAAGGACGAAGGATATCACCATTTTCGCACCAACCCCTTGCCATTGAGGAGTTGCGGTTGCCGATGcggctaccccccccccccccccccccccccagtagGCGTCAGTGGCCAGAGGGGCGGAGCTGGAGCCGCCGCTGGTGACGTCCGAGTCGTCGTTGTAGCGGATTTGGCCTGTCA
Protein-coding sequences here:
- the LOC125509337 gene encoding protein SCAI, with translation MTPVSSTTVQGNSGGGERNASGGATMASSPQQGQGQAQGGGGGGVCPAEQFWSLLDKADRRFARVRDLPLFGRQEPAEYGKAFRIYTQLWRMQQEHRHRLLDAGLRRWQVGEIAARIAHLYYSQYQRASDTALLSEAFVFYHAVLDRAYFLDDHLGASTKHLRFLARFLLVALILSRRAQTVPRLAGQIRSLLDESKKTLQEADYREWKHVVQEITRFLKADSPFMNKRPLRYSYAFDPPPETLPTIPPTVKKRGLLLSDAILCSYYHNEVKFTDLTLDTFRMLQCLEWEPCGSFAQNNGYSAHDESGQNHPNLLKDLRDAALPPNPLKTVLYRPSVPHFLKVLATKCEELPLNTMMLIYLSAAGEVGSSGLGPDTSERVVNSFSQFDISNTRAVTSKEDKEPCLWLGCREGEGSNCIYPCDMIPFTRRPLFLVIDSNISYAFKSIHGAEKGETAAMLLSPSSRSCAVGFSGDSTRQSGSQFTMFLTAPVQAFCFLIGNNGLDIIDKDYNKAEELLSLSLNEWAMTLVASSSLDPVWVEVLGDPLLRRLLLRFIFCRATLSLFKASNDKAECLPSCVPPLPELVGGESMLSQCCVMRVASFLGAADQFSFAEVTTWPDIDEPTSSGGVDKEL